A portion of the Streptomyces sp. NBC_00376 genome contains these proteins:
- a CDS encoding IS630 family transposase (programmed frameshift), protein MRYSDGGGLTVAGRVRRESVRMQAAELFEQEVKPPEVARRLRVSLKSAYQWHQLWREGGVGALSSRGPSGSRCRLSPRCLEKLAAYLEQGPAAHGWVEDQVWTAARVAMLIGRKFHVSYSVSGATRLMHRLGFSPQVPARRVAERDEQAVTAWKEATWAEVKGPGRPGGGYICFEDEAGFTRRPPRGRTWGRRGHTPVVTVSGRRSGRLSVAGLIAMRPGSRTRLCHRLRTHPSGKGKRRSMSERDFIALVDGVHQLVKAPIVLVWDRLNTHVSHAMRELIAERAWLTVFLLPAYSPDLNPVEWVWAHVKRSLANLAVMALDRLEALVRNRLKRLQYRPDTLDGFIAGTGLTLDTLTSP, encoded by the exons GTGAGGTATTCGGATGGGGGCGGGCTGACCGTTGCGGGACGGGTGCGTCGGGAGTCGGTGCGGATGCAGGCGGCCGAGCTGTTCGAGCAGGAGGTCAAGCCACCGGAAGTGGCACGGCGTCTGCGGGTGAGTCTGAAGTCGGCTTATCAGTGGCACCAGTTGTGGCGCGAGGGCGGGGTCGGGGCGCTGTCGTCACGCGGTCCGAGTGGGTCGCGGTGCCGGCTGTCTCCGCGCTGCTTGGAGAAGCTCGCCGCGTATCTGGAGCAGGGTCCGGCCGCGCACGGCTGGGTGGAGGACCAGGTGTGGACCGCGGCGAGGGTGGCCATGCTGATCGGGCGGAAGTTCCACGTCTCGTACAGCGTCTCGGGCGCCACGAGGCTGATGCACCGGCTCGGCTTCAGCCCGCAGGTCCCCGCGCGCAGGGTGGCCGAGCGGGACGAGCAGGCCGTCACCGCATGGAAGGAGGCGACCTGGGCGGAGGTAAAAGGGCCCGGGCGGCCTG GCGGGGGCTACATCTGCTTCGAGGACGAAGCAGGCTTCACCCGCCGACCGCCCCGAGGCCGGACCTGGGGACGACGCGGACACACCCCGGTCGTGACGGTGAGCGGACGCCGCTCGGGGCGGCTGTCGGTGGCCGGGCTGATTGCGATGCGGCCCGGCTCACGGACCCGGCTGTGCCACCGCCTGCGCACCCACCCCTCGGGCAAGGGCAAGCGCCGCAGCATGAGCGAGCGCGACTTCATCGCTCTGGTCGACGGCGTGCACCAGCTCGTCAAGGCGCCGATCGTGCTGGTCTGGGACCGCCTGAACACCCACGTCTCCCACGCCATGCGCGAGTTGATCGCCGAGCGAGCCTGGCTGACGGTGTTCCTGCTGCCCGCCTACTCGCCCGACCTCAACCCCGTCGAGTGGGTATGGGCGCACGTCAAACGCAGCCTGGCCAACCTCGCCGTCATGGCCCTCGACCGACTCGAGGCCCTCGTCCGCAA